Proteins from one Oryza sativa Japonica Group chromosome 12, ASM3414082v1 genomic window:
- the LOC107276423 gene encoding hydroxyproline O-galactosyltransferase GALT2, with protein MKRARSSEVFLGGRGRARRRVAPLLAAVAFVYLLFVSFKLSGLAGIADPAAVTRPASGGAGEVVMPRRLEDPAPRARGDGDGVAVAGYGRITGEILRRRWEAGGRGRRRWGRGGNFSELERMADEAWELGGKAWEEACAFTGDVDSILSRDGGGETKCPASINIGGGDGETVAFLPCGLAVGSAVTVVGTARAARAEYVEALERRGEGNGTVMVAQFAVELRGLRAVEGEEPPRILHLNPRLRGDWSHRPVLEMNTCFRMQWGKAHRCDGNPSKDDDQVDGLIKCEKWDRRDSVDSKETKTGSWLNRFIGRAKKPEMRWPYPFSEGKMFVLTIQAGIEGYHVSVGGRHVASFPHRMGFSLEDATGLAVTGGVDVHSIYATSLPKVHPSFSLQQVLEMSDRWKARPVPEEPIQVFIGIISATNHFAERMAIRKSWMQFPAIQLGNVVARFFVALSHRKEINAALKTEADYFGDVVILPFIDRYELVVLKTVAICEFGVQNVTAEYIMKCDDDTFVRLDVVLKQISVYNRTMPLYMGNLNLLHRPLRHGKWAVTYEEWPEFVYPPYANGPGYVISIDIARDIVSRHANHSLRLFKMEDVSMGMWVEDFNTTAPVQYIHSWRFCQFGCVHNYFTAHYQSPWQMLCLWNKLSSGRAHCCNYR; from the exons ATGAAGAGGGCGCGAAGCTCCGAGGTCTTCctgggcggccgcgggcgcgcgcgccgccgcgtggcGCCTCTGCTCGCCGCGGTGGCCTTCGTGTACCTCCTGTTCGTGTCATTCAAGCTCTCCGGCCTCGCCGGCATCGCCGACCCGGCGGCTGTCACCCgcccggcgagcggcggcgcgggagaggtGGTGATGCCGCGGCGGCTCGAGGATCCGGCGCCCCGCGCGCGGGGTGATGGGGATGGTGTCGCCGTCGCGGGGTACGGTCGCATCACTGGAGAGATCCTTCGGCGGCGGTGGGAAGCTGGAGGGagggggcggaggcggtgggGACGAGGCGGGAACTTCTCCGAGCTCGAGAGGATGGCCGACGAGGCGTGGGAGCTGGGCGGCAAGGCGTGGGAGGAGGCGTGCGCGTTCACGGGCGACGTGGACTCCATCCTCTCCCGCGACGGCGGGGGCGAGACCAAGTGCCCCGCGTCGATcaacatcggcggcggcgacggcgagacggtgGCGTTCCTCCCCTGCGGGCTCGCCGTGGGTTCCGCGGTGACGGTGGTGGggacggcgcgggcggcgcgggcggagtACGTGGAGGCGCTGGAGCGGCGCGGGGAAGGGAACGGGACGGTGATGGTGGCGCAgttcgccgtcgagctccgcgGCCTCCGCGCCGTCGAGGGGGAGGAGCCGCCCAGGATCCTCCACCTCAACCCGCGGCTGCGCGGCGACTGGAGCCACCGCCCCGTGCTGGAGATGAACACCTGCTTCCGCATGCAGTGGGGAAAGGCGCACCGCTGCGATGGCAACCCCTCCAAGGATGACGACCAGG TGGATGGATTaattaaatgtgagaaatggGATCGGAGAGACAGTGTTGATtcaaaagaaacaaagacaGGCTCATGGTTGAACAGGTTCATCGGCCGAGCAAAGAAACCAGAAATGAGATGGCCATACCCATTTTCAGAGGGGAAGATGTTTGTTCTTACCATCCAAGCTGGTATCGAAGGATATCACGTTAGCGTGGGAGGCCGTCATGTTGCCTCATTTCCTCATAGGATG GGATTCTCTCTTGAAGATGCCACAGGTTTAGCTGTGACAGGCGGCGTAGACGTTCACTCTATATATGCAACCTCTCTTCCAAAGGTCCATCCTAGTTTCTCTCTCCAGCAGGTCTTGGAAATGTCTGATAGGTGGAAGGCTCGCCCAGTACCAGAGGAACCAATTCAGGTTTTTATTGGCATAATCTCTGCTACAAACCATTTTGCTGAGCGCATGGCTATAAGAAAAAGCTGGATGCAGTTCCCTGCCATCCAACTGGGAAATGTGGTTGCTCGGTTCTTTGTTGCACTG AGTCATAGAAAAGAGATAAATGCAGCACTTAAGACAGAAGCAGATTATTTTGGAGATGTTGTCATTCTGCCATTTATTGACCGATATGAGCTGGTGGTTCTGAAAACAGTCGCAATATGTGAATTTGGG GTGCAAAATGTAACCGCAGAGTATATCATGAAATGTGATGATGACACCTTTGTGAGGCTGGATGTAGTATTGAAACAGATCTCCGTCTACAACAGAACCATGCCTCTTTATATGGGTAACCTAAACCTGTTACACAGACCTCTCCGGCATGGTAAATGGGCTGTGACGTACGAG GAATGGCCAGAATTTGTGTATCCTCCATATGCCAATGGACCAGGCTATGTTATTTCAATCGACATTGCAAGAGACATCGTATCACGCCATGCAAATCACTCCCTAAGG TTGTTCAAGATGGAAGATGTGAGCATGGGCATGTGGGTCGAAGACTTCAACACCACCGCGCCAGTTCAGTACATTCACAGCTGGAGGTTCTGCCAGTTCGGCTGCGTGCATAACTACTTCACGGCGCATTACCAGTCACCTTGGCAAATGCTGTGCCTCTGGAACAAACTGTCATCAGGCCGAGCACACTGCTGTAACTACAGATGA
- the LOC4352784 gene encoding mediator of RNA polymerase II transcription subunit 19a isoform X2 — MDSDDKKFGKGPRELTGAVDLISHYKLLAHHDFFCKKPLPLAISDTHYLDNVVGDTEIRKGEGMELDQLVQNAYLRDKPAYIQPFDMETLGQAFQLRETAPVDLPSAEKGIPTISGKLKSESKDKEKKHKKHKDKDRDKDKEHKKHKHRHKDRSKDKDKDKDKDKKKDKSGHHDSGGDHSKKHHEKKRKHEGMEDSADVHKHKKTQEFQNR, encoded by the exons ATGGATTCTGATGACAAGAAGTTTGGAAAAG GCCCTAGGGAGCTCACTGGTGCTGTTGATTTAATAAGCCACTATAAATTGCTTGCCCACCATGATTTCTTTTGCAAGAAGCCTTTGCCATTGGCAATATCAGATACACATTATCTTGACAATGTTGTTGGGGACACTGAAATTCGTAAAGGAGAAGGAATGGAGCTAGATCAGCTGGTTCAGAACGCATACTTGAGGGACAAGCCTGCTTATATCCAGCCGTTTGACATGGAAACACTGGGGCAAGCATTTCAGCTTCGAGAAACGGCTCCAGTAGATTTGCCCTCT GCTGAAAAGGGTATACCGACTATATCTGGTAAACTGAAAAGTGAGTCCAAAGACAAAGAGAAGAAGCATAAAAAGCACAAAGACAAAGACAGGGACAAAGACAAGGAGCATAAGAAGCACAAACATCGGCATAAAGATAGGAGTAAAGACAAAGACAAAGACAAGGATAAGGACAAGAAAAAGGATAAAAGTGGGCATCATGATTCTGGTGGCGATCATTCAAAGAAACATCATGAGAAG AAAAGGAAGCATGAGGGAATGGAGGATTCAGCCGATGTGCATAAGCACAAGAAAA CACAAGAGTTCCAGAACAGATGA
- the LOC4352784 gene encoding mediator of RNA polymerase II transcription subunit 19a isoform X1: MDSDDKKFGKGPRELTGAVDLISHYKLLAHHDFFCKKPLPLAISDTHYLDNVVGDTEIRKGEGMELDQLVQNAYLRDKPAYIQPFDMETLGQAFQLRETAPVDLPSAEKGIPTISGKLKSESKDKEKKHKKHKDKDRDKDKEHKKHKHRHKDRSKDKDKDKDKDKKKDKSGHHDSGGDHSKKHHEKKRKHEGMEDSADVHKHKKSKHKSSRTDDTGNGLS; the protein is encoded by the exons ATGGATTCTGATGACAAGAAGTTTGGAAAAG GCCCTAGGGAGCTCACTGGTGCTGTTGATTTAATAAGCCACTATAAATTGCTTGCCCACCATGATTTCTTTTGCAAGAAGCCTTTGCCATTGGCAATATCAGATACACATTATCTTGACAATGTTGTTGGGGACACTGAAATTCGTAAAGGAGAAGGAATGGAGCTAGATCAGCTGGTTCAGAACGCATACTTGAGGGACAAGCCTGCTTATATCCAGCCGTTTGACATGGAAACACTGGGGCAAGCATTTCAGCTTCGAGAAACGGCTCCAGTAGATTTGCCCTCT GCTGAAAAGGGTATACCGACTATATCTGGTAAACTGAAAAGTGAGTCCAAAGACAAAGAGAAGAAGCATAAAAAGCACAAAGACAAAGACAGGGACAAAGACAAGGAGCATAAGAAGCACAAACATCGGCATAAAGATAGGAGTAAAGACAAAGACAAAGACAAGGATAAGGACAAGAAAAAGGATAAAAGTGGGCATCATGATTCTGGTGGCGATCATTCAAAGAAACATCATGAGAAG AAAAGGAAGCATGAGGGAATGGAGGATTCAGCCGATGTGCATAAGCACAAGAAAAGTAAG CACAAGAGTTCCAGAACAGATGACACAGGGAATGGACTTAGTTAG
- the LOC107275962 gene encoding phospholipase A1-II 4-like, translating to MGSVNQSSLLHGMAGKLRASLVAAKCSNRFVRLPAAAAAVDSAHHTRSRFLSSQVATSKVYEHPSSSWRKPARTSRMISSAMAAGADDGDRDELLGYGLMVDAAYLTYDAVTKQQPGGGERYEAVLSGELDKLIATADASRRRRRHVVTAHFFATIEPLQAVLDALPVVGGVDKTYWFGYVAVARRGDCWDVVVAWRGSSTLADWMMDMHVMNLVDFGGGAGTAGHVAEGFYNVYTSKDVKVKHGTVSAKEQAVMEVKRLVDHLRRRSGAAGEKPVKVRVTVTGHSLGGAVAVMTAHDVAAALAADADAEGVRVRAVTFGAPRVGDDAFRRAVAARGVEVFRVIVKQDIVPKLPMGKEYVDASDGDYDIIKLDDGGNWLSPLELIRAHSLNLYLQLITLRNPAITSVLSNSNSDAPPPPPAVREEWVNMKEEEGYMRLPLEKLEEELDKLEGPSPRK from the coding sequence ATGGGCAGCGTCAACCAGAGCAGCCTCCTCCATGGCATGGCGGGAAAGCTCAGGGCCTCTTTGGTTGCCGCCAAATGCAGCAATCGATTCGTTCGTTtgcctgcagcagcagcagcagtcgaCTCTGCTCATCACACGAGATCAAGATTTCTTTCGTCGCAGGTTGCCACGAGTAAGGTGTACGAGCATCCATCATCATCATGGCGAAAGCCGGCCAGGACGTCGAGGATGATCtcctccgccatggccgccggcgccgacgacggcgacagaGACGAGCTCCTCGGCTACGGGCTCATGGTGGACGCCGCCTACCTGACCTACGACGCCGTCACGAAGCAgcagcccggcggcggcgagcgctaCGAAGCCGTCTTGTCCGGCGAGCTCGACAagctcatcgccaccgccgatgccagccgccgccgccgccggcacgtcGTCACCGCCCACTTCTTCGCCACCATTGAGCCGCTCCAGGCGGTGCTCGACGCTCTgcccgtcgtcggcggcgtggaCAAGACGTACTGGTTCGgctacgtcgccgtcgccaggcGCGGCGACTGCTgggacgtcgtcgtcgcgtgGCGCGGCTCGTCGACGCTCGCCGACTGGATGATGGACATGCATGTCATGAATCTCGtcgacttcggcggcggcgccggcaccgcCGGCCATGTGGCGGAGGGGTTCTACAACGTGTACACGTCCAAGGACGTGAAGGTGAAGCACGGCACGGTCAGCGCCAAGGAGCAGGCCGTCATGGAGGTGAAGCGGCTGGTAGACCATCtccgacggcgttccggcgccgccggcgagaagcCCGTCAAGGTGCGGGTGACCGTGACGGGGCACAGcctcggcggcgcggtggccgtgATGACCGCCCACGacgtcgcggcggcgctggccgccgacgccgacgccgagggcGTTCGTGTCCGCGCCGTGACGTTCGGCGCGCCgcgcgtcggcgacgacgcgttccgccgcgccgtcgccgcgcgcggcgtGGAGGTGTTCCGCGTCATCGTCAAGCAGGACATCGTGCCGAAGCTGCCGATGGGGAAGGAGTACGTCGACGCCAGCGACGGCGACTACGACATCATCaagctcgacgacggcggcaactGGTTGTCGCCGCTGGAGCTGATCAGGGCGCACAGCCTGAACCTGTACCTGCAACTCATCACCCTGCGTAACCCCGCCATCACTTCCGTGCTCAGCAATTCGAACAgcgatgcgccgccgccgccgccggcggtgagaGAGGAGTGGGTGAatatgaaggaggaggagggatacATGCGGCTGCCGCTGGAGAAGCTAGAAGAGGAGCTGGACAAGCTAGAGGGCCCAAGCCCAAGAAAGTGA